One part of the Streptomyces sp. NBC_00286 genome encodes these proteins:
- a CDS encoding DUF1905 domain-containing protein, producing the protein MELVFSSRVIEWRGPAPYYFVRVPGDECDDIREVAAMATYGWGVIPVEVRIGELAFKTSLFPKDGGYLLPLKDAVRKPQGLLRGDDVTVKLTVRLQS; encoded by the coding sequence ATGGAGCTCGTATTCTCCAGCCGGGTGATCGAATGGCGCGGGCCGGCGCCGTACTACTTCGTCCGCGTGCCGGGCGACGAGTGCGACGACATCCGCGAGGTGGCCGCGATGGCCACGTACGGCTGGGGCGTGATCCCGGTCGAGGTGCGGATCGGCGAGCTCGCCTTCAAAACGTCGCTCTTCCCCAAGGACGGCGGATACCTCCTGCCGCTCAAGGACGCCGTACGCAAGCCGCAAGGCCTCTTGAGAGGCGACGACGTGACGGTGAAGCTGACGGTCCGTCTCCAGTCGTGA
- a CDS encoding aminoglycoside phosphotransferase, producing MPEAASPTSPQITDEIRELFQVPPERAEFQSLTHNPKNGVTAGVWRVSVGERSAVLKVLTRGKDTTETWASSEDPRHWNFWRREACVYEEGVARAWEPWGITAPELLASVERPDGDVALWLEDVRGEPATGWSVAAHAGHARRLGAAHGRTLADQTESLDHSWLSRRFLRDYSAAQTTGRDLLDDDTAWQQPLVRDHFPEGLREDMVRLHHEREWLLRIMESLPRVFSHLDQWPANLTSPHRGQSVLFDWAFAGDGALGEDIGNYIPDTIFDGFLPAARLPELATAVYEGYVRGLRDSGWQGDERLVRLGVCASAVKYDWLTALMLSRAGDAQQLDYGGSRTVEAEHRYRERGVVLAFLAGWAREARGLATDLGFSD from the coding sequence ATGCCTGAAGCCGCCTCCCCGACCTCTCCCCAAATCACCGACGAAATCCGGGAGCTCTTCCAAGTCCCCCCGGAGCGCGCCGAGTTCCAGTCCCTCACGCACAACCCCAAGAACGGCGTCACCGCAGGCGTGTGGCGCGTAAGCGTCGGCGAGCGGTCGGCCGTGCTGAAGGTGTTGACCCGGGGCAAGGACACCACCGAGACCTGGGCGTCCTCGGAGGACCCGCGGCACTGGAACTTCTGGCGGCGTGAGGCGTGCGTGTACGAGGAGGGCGTCGCCCGGGCCTGGGAGCCGTGGGGCATCACGGCTCCCGAGCTGCTCGCCTCCGTCGAACGCCCCGACGGCGACGTGGCGTTGTGGCTGGAGGATGTGCGGGGCGAACCGGCCACGGGCTGGTCCGTAGCCGCGCACGCAGGGCATGCCCGCCGCCTGGGCGCGGCCCACGGCCGGACACTCGCGGACCAGACCGAATCGCTCGACCACTCTTGGCTGAGCCGCCGCTTCCTCCGCGACTACAGCGCCGCCCAGACGACCGGCCGGGACCTTCTCGACGACGACACCGCCTGGCAACAGCCGCTCGTACGCGACCACTTCCCCGAAGGTCTCCGCGAGGACATGGTGCGGCTGCACCACGAACGCGAGTGGTTGCTGCGGATCATGGAGTCACTGCCGCGCGTCTTCAGCCACCTCGACCAGTGGCCGGCCAACCTCACCTCGCCGCACCGCGGCCAAAGTGTGCTGTTCGACTGGGCGTTCGCGGGCGACGGCGCCCTCGGCGAGGACATCGGCAACTACATCCCCGACACGATCTTCGATGGGTTCCTGCCCGCCGCCCGACTGCCCGAGCTGGCGACCGCCGTGTACGAGGGCTACGTACGCGGTCTGCGCGACAGCGGCTGGCAGGGCGACGAACGGCTCGTCCGGCTCGGCGTGTGCGCCTCCGCCGTGAAGTACGACTGGCTCACCGCCCTGATGCTGTCCCGCGCGGGCGACGCCCAGCAGCTCGACTACGGCGGCAGCCGCACCGTGGAGGCCGAGCACCGCTACCGCGAGCGCGGCGTGGTGCTGGCCTTCCTGGCGGGCTGGGCCCGGGAGGCCCGGGGTCTCGCGACGGACCTCGGCTTCAGCGACTGA
- a CDS encoding LacI family DNA-binding transcriptional regulator, producing MVRTGTEAGPTLAVVAREAGVSVPTASKVVNGREDVAPETRRRVTEALDRLGYVRRPRFDATKSPGLVDLVVHSLDSSWSGAVLHGVEEAAHDAGLEVVVSAGLTRTRGGRPERGWLDKLSTRGSAGVLFNLAELTPSQYAWLDQHRIPFVLIDPVNDPPPGVVSVGAANWQGGVTATEHLLALGHERIAVIAGSRRKMCSSARVAGYRSALAAAGIRHRPEYLRYGSFNEAGAHRRMLELLDLPEPPTAVFVCSDKMALGCYQALYERKLTVPDDISVVGFDDLPEAQWATPPLTTVRQPLSEMAATALRLLVRMMAGERPEGTRTELSTRLVVRESTGVVPGGA from the coding sequence ATGGTGCGTACCGGGACCGAGGCCGGCCCGACGCTGGCGGTCGTGGCCCGCGAGGCCGGGGTGTCCGTGCCGACGGCGTCGAAGGTGGTCAACGGCCGGGAGGACGTGGCGCCGGAGACCCGCCGCCGGGTCACCGAGGCGCTCGACCGGCTGGGTTACGTACGCCGGCCGCGGTTCGACGCCACGAAGTCACCGGGCCTGGTCGATCTGGTCGTGCACTCGCTGGACTCCTCCTGGTCGGGTGCCGTGCTGCACGGCGTGGAGGAGGCGGCGCACGACGCGGGCCTGGAGGTGGTCGTCTCGGCCGGTCTGACCCGGACGCGCGGTGGCCGTCCCGAACGCGGCTGGCTGGACAAGCTGTCCACGCGCGGCTCCGCCGGGGTGCTGTTCAACCTGGCGGAGCTCACCCCGTCCCAGTACGCCTGGCTGGACCAGCACCGCATCCCCTTCGTCCTGATCGACCCGGTGAACGATCCACCGCCCGGCGTGGTCTCGGTGGGCGCCGCCAACTGGCAGGGCGGTGTGACCGCCACCGAGCATCTGCTCGCCCTCGGCCACGAGCGGATCGCGGTCATCGCCGGTTCCCGGCGCAAGATGTGCAGCAGCGCCCGCGTGGCCGGTTATCGCTCGGCTCTCGCGGCGGCCGGTATCCGGCACCGGCCCGAGTACCTCCGTTACGGCAGCTTCAACGAGGCCGGCGCCCACCGACGCATGCTGGAACTCCTCGACCTGCCCGAACCGCCCACAGCCGTCTTCGTCTGCTCCGACAAGATGGCCCTCGGCTGCTACCAGGCCCTGTACGAACGGAAGTTGACCGTCCCCGACGACATCAGCGTCGTCGGCTTCGACGACCTGCCCGAAGCCCAGTGGGCCACTCCCCCGCTGACCACGGTCCGCCAGCCCCTGTCAGAGATGGCCGCGACCGCGCTGCGCTTGCTGGTGCGGATGATGGCGGGCGAACGACCGGAGGGGACGCGGACGGAGCTGTCGACGCGGTTGGTGGTGCGGGAGAGTACGGGAGTGGTGCCGGGGGGCGCGTAA
- a CDS encoding GNAT family N-acetyltransferase — MSFTLKGPVLEGTLVRLEPLDHRHAADLAVAAEEDRTSYRFTWVPTAAEVEDYIDAQLARTAAGKLAPYAQVEQASGRAVGVTAYWEPRLWPDGDRLCAIEVGFTWLAASAQGTGLNTEAKYLLFRYAFENWGVARLDLKTDARNGRSRAAIERTGARFEGVLRNWSPSWAPGEDGGLRDSAMFSIIAAEWPECRARLEQRLARGLERHGQPPADSPAPS; from the coding sequence ATGAGTTTCACGCTGAAGGGACCGGTTCTGGAAGGCACGCTCGTGCGTCTGGAGCCGCTGGATCACCGCCATGCCGCGGACTTGGCTGTGGCGGCGGAAGAGGACCGGACCTCCTACCGGTTCACGTGGGTGCCCACGGCAGCGGAGGTCGAGGACTACATCGACGCCCAGCTCGCCCGTACCGCTGCCGGGAAACTGGCCCCATACGCGCAGGTGGAACAGGCGTCGGGGCGGGCAGTCGGCGTCACGGCCTACTGGGAGCCGCGGCTGTGGCCGGACGGAGACCGTCTGTGCGCGATCGAGGTCGGCTTCACCTGGCTCGCGGCGTCGGCCCAAGGCACAGGATTGAACACCGAGGCCAAGTACTTGTTGTTCCGGTACGCGTTCGAGAACTGGGGAGTTGCACGCCTGGATCTGAAGACGGACGCACGTAACGGCCGTTCGCGCGCCGCCATCGAACGGACGGGCGCACGCTTCGAGGGCGTACTGCGGAACTGGTCCCCATCCTGGGCGCCGGGCGAGGACGGCGGACTCCGTGACTCCGCGATGTTCTCGATCATCGCGGCGGAGTGGCCGGAGTGCCGGGCGAGACTCGAGCAGCGATTGGCTCGTGGCCTCGAGCGGCACGGGCAGCCGCCGGCAGACTCCCCCGCCCCAAGCTGA
- a CDS encoding glutaredoxin domain-containing protein, whose translation MMRAWILPMLLVLCGSLAATGLILGGSPGPAAALLLVFVLLAGVKSPLIFPKTIGALEAQHRSTVDGRPVVYWRPGCTYCLRLRIRLGRNAHQAHWVNIWRDPAGAAAVREANDGNETVPTVVVNGQPHTNPDPAWVRRQLSPPR comes from the coding sequence ATGATGCGCGCCTGGATTCTGCCGATGCTGCTTGTGCTCTGCGGCTCACTCGCCGCGACTGGTCTGATCCTCGGGGGAAGTCCCGGCCCAGCCGCCGCACTCCTGCTGGTGTTCGTACTGCTCGCAGGCGTGAAATCGCCCCTGATCTTCCCGAAAACGATCGGTGCGCTGGAGGCCCAACACCGCAGTACGGTCGACGGCCGGCCGGTCGTCTACTGGCGGCCGGGCTGCACGTACTGCCTGCGCCTGCGCATCCGATTGGGCCGCAACGCCCACCAGGCGCACTGGGTCAACATCTGGCGTGACCCCGCTGGAGCGGCAGCGGTCAGGGAAGCCAACGACGGCAACGAGACCGTGCCGACTGTCGTCGTGAACGGCCAACCGCACACCAATCCCGATCCAGCATGGGTCCGCAGACAGCTCTCCCCGCCCAGGTAG
- a CDS encoding GNAT family N-acetyltransferase translates to MGFAVLAGLRDSKGIELRRMVVAPTSRGAGRGRALPQAVLDRAYQYQGAQTVWLDVKSRNHRARSLYEASGFVARETLRSAIVEPDGAASDLVIMVHQPH, encoded by the coding sequence GTGGGTTTCGCCGTACTCGCGGGCCTGCGTGACAGCAAAGGCATCGAGTTGCGCAGGATGGTGGTCGCCCCGACCAGCCGGGGAGCAGGGCGGGGGCGTGCGCTGCCCCAGGCCGTGCTCGACCGGGCCTACCAGTACCAAGGCGCACAGACGGTCTGGCTGGACGTGAAGAGCCGCAACCACCGCGCACGCTCGCTGTACGAAGCGTCAGGATTCGTTGCCCGGGAAACGTTGAGGAGCGCGATCGTCGAGCCCGATGGCGCCGCCTCCGACCTCGTCATCATGGTCCACCAGCCCCACTGA
- the dacB gene encoding D-alanyl-D-alanine carboxypeptidase/D-alanyl-D-alanine endopeptidase, translating to MSPTARRVLGLTATGPIIGSILAGYSAFAADGTPLSPTDQKIADDLESRIKEAGLGDNLSGFVMDAESDREIFGNNASTALMPASNTKLATATAALTVLGPDHRFTTRVVYGDGTLTLIGGGDRVLTTDDLSVLAKTAADGLSAAGLTSVKVRVDDSLFPEPALATGWTDGYFPDVVSPVRPLVVDGNPVMDTSLDAGEAFAGLLADQGITTDGTVARGTAAAGDVPVASHSSPPLSEIVKRMILDSDNNIAETLLRMTAIAAGQPATFEGGATAVRTVLSEEYDVPLDGVELFDGSGLSRSARIPATTLADIVDLLTDPRHKTVLGPILDGLPVAGETGTLGPGLGRFDTEPSSCATGEVQAKTGTLTGALALSGLTVGQDGRWKVFSFVENGASADPADTKKVFDGLAATVNGCF from the coding sequence ATGAGCCCGACGGCCCGGCGCGTGCTCGGCCTCACCGCGACCGGACCCATCATCGGATCCATTCTGGCGGGCTACTCGGCCTTCGCGGCCGACGGCACCCCCCTGAGTCCCACCGACCAGAAGATCGCCGACGATCTGGAGTCCCGGATCAAAGAGGCCGGCCTCGGCGACAACCTCAGCGGCTTCGTGATGGATGCCGAGTCCGACCGTGAGATCTTCGGCAACAACGCGTCCACCGCGCTGATGCCCGCGTCCAACACCAAGCTCGCCACCGCGACCGCGGCCCTGACCGTGCTGGGCCCGGACCACCGCTTCACCACCCGCGTCGTCTACGGCGACGGCACGCTCACCCTGATCGGCGGCGGCGACCGGGTCCTGACCACCGACGATCTCTCCGTCCTCGCGAAGACGGCCGCCGACGGCCTGTCCGCCGCCGGTCTGACTTCGGTCAAGGTGCGCGTCGACGACAGCCTCTTCCCCGAGCCCGCGCTCGCCACCGGCTGGACCGACGGCTACTTCCCGGACGTGGTCTCCCCCGTGCGGCCCCTGGTGGTCGACGGCAACCCCGTCATGGACACCTCCCTCGATGCCGGGGAGGCCTTCGCCGGGCTGCTCGCCGACCAGGGAATCACCACGGACGGCACGGTCGCCCGGGGCACCGCCGCGGCCGGCGACGTGCCGGTGGCGAGCCACAGTTCTCCGCCGCTGTCCGAGATCGTCAAGAGGATGATCCTCGACAGCGACAACAACATCGCGGAGACGCTGCTGCGGATGACCGCGATCGCCGCCGGGCAGCCCGCCACGTTCGAGGGCGGGGCGACAGCCGTACGCACGGTACTCAGCGAGGAGTACGACGTCCCGCTCGACGGCGTGGAGTTGTTCGACGGCAGCGGGCTGTCCCGTTCCGCCCGGATACCCGCCACCACTCTCGCGGACATAGTGGATCTGCTGACCGACCCGCGCCACAAGACCGTCCTCGGGCCGATCCTGGACGGGCTCCCGGTCGCGGGCGAGACCGGCACTCTGGGGCCCGGCCTCGGCCGTTTCGACACCGAACCCAGCAGCTGCGCCACGGGCGAGGTCCAGGCCAAGACCGGCACTCTGACCGGCGCCCTGGCCCTGAGCGGTCTCACCGTCGGCCAGGACGGACGCTGGAAGGTCTTCTCCTTCGTCGAGAACGGGGCCTCTGCCGACCCGGCCGACACCAAGAAAGTCTTCGACGGCCTCGCCGCCACCGTCAACGGCTGCTTCTGA
- a CDS encoding IS3 family transposase — MVCEYLETFHNRQRRHSALGMLSPVEYELRTPPVARNQATRLHPTRDSPESLCEPGRFTRPRPRLRSSR; from the coding sequence ATGGTCTGCGAGTACCTGGAAACCTTCCATAACCGACAGCGCAGGCACTCTGCGCTGGGCATGCTCAGCCCGGTGGAGTACGAACTCCGCACCCCACCGGTAGCGCGAAACCAAGCAACTCGACTCCACCCGACTCGGGACAGTCCGGAGTCTCTATGCGAACCGGGGCGGTTCACCCGACCCCGGCCCCGGCTCAGAAGCAGCCGTTGA
- a CDS encoding DUF2625 domain-containing protein — MTRKSVAELLDTDEPAWPMIQEWLASAGDRVEVLPRDERQAEQTLQQLQVTVRSPLGAIAYETGGLLIDSGWLRVLGSGSERMSGSLRSWNDGSVDTFGLSGKALLVAHDAVGGFFALNGGAFDGDPGNVHYLAPDTLEWDDLELPYSDFLSWALTGDLDSYYADNRWPDWREQVAPLSGDQGILVYPPLWAAEGGERARRSKNVVPVTELWGLSHDWRTQLGLTAE; from the coding sequence GTGACGCGCAAGTCAGTTGCGGAACTGCTGGACACCGACGAACCTGCCTGGCCGATGATCCAGGAATGGCTCGCCTCGGCGGGCGACCGCGTCGAGGTCCTCCCGCGAGACGAACGGCAGGCCGAGCAGACCCTTCAGCAGTTGCAGGTCACCGTCCGCTCGCCGCTCGGGGCGATCGCCTACGAGACCGGGGGGCTGCTGATCGACTCCGGCTGGTTGCGGGTGCTGGGGTCCGGCTCGGAGCGGATGTCCGGGAGCCTCAGGTCGTGGAACGACGGCTCCGTCGACACCTTCGGCCTGTCCGGCAAGGCGCTGTTGGTCGCCCACGACGCGGTCGGCGGCTTCTTCGCGCTCAACGGCGGCGCGTTCGACGGCGACCCGGGCAACGTGCACTACCTGGCTCCGGACACGCTGGAGTGGGACGACCTGGAGCTGCCGTACTCGGACTTCCTGTCCTGGGCGCTCACCGGTGACCTGGACTCCTACTACGCCGACAACCGCTGGCCGGACTGGCGGGAGCAGGTCGCTCCCCTGTCCGGGGACCAGGGGATCCTGGTCTACCCGCCGCTGTGGGCGGCCGAGGGGGGCGAGCGGGCGCGGCGTTCGAAGAACGTGGTACCGGTCACCGAACTGTGGGGGCTCTCTCACGATTGGCGAACCCAGCTGGGCCTGACCGCCGAGTAG
- a CDS encoding YwqG family protein has translation MRDQINSLIRDSGVARAAEELAGLLRPAVAVAEDEQESVTADRSAFGPAAGLPTGLDWPTWRGEPLPLLADLRPAELRPFDGAGELPRDGRLLFFFQASALEDYPPEPGSWRVIPCPDGPRGSDDAIPAAGSPAPRNLRFAHRLTLPPLESAAVEALALDEDESDAYSDLLESVDELYAAEGAHQLLGHPWQLQGDLQQECLADTGRGSAPDDWRLLLQLAESKDMVWGDGGMLYFFVREQSFRVGDFSDVHLVMQSG, from the coding sequence ATGAGGGATCAGATCAACTCCCTGATCCGGGACAGCGGAGTCGCCCGGGCCGCGGAGGAACTGGCCGGTCTGCTGAGGCCGGCCGTCGCCGTCGCCGAGGACGAGCAGGAGAGCGTCACGGCGGACCGCTCCGCCTTCGGGCCTGCCGCCGGGCTTCCCACCGGGCTCGACTGGCCGACCTGGCGCGGCGAGCCGCTGCCGCTCCTCGCCGACCTGCGGCCGGCGGAGCTCCGGCCCTTCGACGGGGCGGGTGAGTTGCCCCGCGACGGCCGGCTGCTGTTCTTCTTCCAGGCATCCGCGCTCGAGGACTACCCGCCCGAACCCGGCAGTTGGCGGGTGATCCCCTGTCCCGACGGCCCTCGAGGCTCCGATGACGCGATACCGGCGGCCGGGAGCCCCGCTCCCCGGAACCTGCGCTTCGCCCACCGGCTCACCCTCCCGCCGCTGGAGTCCGCCGCCGTGGAGGCACTCGCCCTCGACGAGGACGAGTCCGACGCGTACAGCGACCTGCTGGAGAGCGTCGACGAGCTGTACGCGGCGGAGGGGGCGCACCAACTCCTTGGACACCCCTGGCAGTTGCAGGGGGACCTGCAGCAGGAGTGCCTGGCCGACACCGGGCGGGGGTCCGCGCCCGATGACTGGCGGCTGCTGCTGCAGCTCGCCGAGTCGAAGGACATGGTGTGGGGGGACGGCGGCATGCTGTACTTCTTCGTCCGTGAGCAGTCGTTCCGGGTGGGGGACTTCTCCGACGTCCACCTCGTGATGCAGTCCGGCTGA
- a CDS encoding NucA/NucB deoxyribonuclease domain-containing protein translates to MILLGVPAVIGALVFGYVSLDDSNSANAAIVDPTNCIELQNTVLTFEAQLLDEGERIDADLQLMRDEGPTENATTAAFRLDDLPTSAIPEWERQEAILVGDQETLDCDTELDITAGLVNIDNELVQINQALTLDDNEELINDVITSEEDGYDPCLDDASVHAAPAAGSGSGDGNNNVVPLAGNPVKVDVSESKYPESTQHIKDAIAAGAPAVLTLDRRDPAGTANKDKKCNKRRKLSLKGHKKVKGKDLDEYPFAMSAEGGTGASVRAIASSDNRGSGSTIGNALRNQPDGTQFEINIVP, encoded by the coding sequence ATGATCCTGCTCGGAGTACCCGCGGTCATCGGAGCGCTCGTCTTCGGCTACGTCAGCCTCGACGACTCGAACTCGGCGAACGCGGCCATCGTCGACCCGACGAACTGCATCGAGCTCCAAAACACGGTCCTGACCTTCGAAGCGCAGCTCCTGGACGAGGGCGAACGCATCGACGCCGACCTGCAGCTCATGCGCGACGAGGGTCCGACCGAAAACGCCACGACTGCCGCGTTCCGGCTGGACGATCTCCCGACGAGCGCGATTCCAGAGTGGGAGCGGCAGGAAGCCATCCTGGTGGGCGACCAGGAGACGCTGGACTGCGACACCGAACTCGATATTACCGCCGGGCTGGTAAACATCGACAACGAGCTCGTCCAGATCAACCAGGCGCTCACCCTGGACGACAACGAAGAGCTGATCAACGATGTGATCACCTCGGAGGAGGACGGCTACGACCCGTGCCTGGACGATGCCTCGGTGCACGCCGCACCGGCGGCGGGCAGCGGTTCCGGCGACGGCAACAACAACGTGGTGCCCCTCGCCGGTAACCCCGTCAAGGTCGACGTGAGCGAGTCCAAATACCCCGAGTCCACGCAACACATCAAGGACGCCATCGCCGCGGGCGCGCCGGCTGTGCTGACGCTGGACCGGAGGGACCCGGCGGGCACCGCAAACAAGGACAAGAAGTGCAACAAGCGGCGGAAGCTCTCCCTGAAGGGGCACAAGAAGGTGAAGGGCAAGGATCTCGACGAGTATCCGTTCGCCATGAGCGCCGAGGGCGGCACCGGGGCCAGCGTCCGCGCCATCGCGTCCAGTGACAACCGGGGTTCCGGCTCCACCATCGGCAATGCTTTGCGCAACCAACCCGACGGCACACAGTTCGAGATAAATATCGTGCCGTAA
- a CDS encoding VOC family protein, translating to MTPRFDAIGIVASDMAASVAFYRRLGLEFPEGSEKQPHAEAQLPGGLRLMLDSEDGIHEFAPEWQPPSGGGRMSLALLCESPAEVDSVYEEMVGAGYGSGLKPWDADWGQRYASLLDPDGNDVGLFAPLSGAGQ from the coding sequence ATGACTCCACGATTCGATGCGATCGGCATAGTGGCCTCCGACATGGCCGCCTCAGTCGCCTTCTACCGCCGTCTCGGACTCGAATTCCCCGAGGGCTCCGAGAAGCAGCCTCATGCCGAGGCCCAACTGCCGGGCGGGCTGCGGCTGATGCTCGACAGCGAGGACGGCATCCACGAGTTCGCGCCGGAGTGGCAGCCGCCGAGTGGGGGCGGGCGTATGTCGTTGGCCCTGCTGTGCGAGAGTCCGGCCGAGGTCGACTCCGTGTACGAGGAGATGGTGGGCGCCGGGTACGGCAGCGGGCTCAAGCCGTGGGATGCCGACTGGGGGCAGCGGTATGCGAGCCTGCTGGACCCGGACGGCAACGACGTCGGGCTGTTCGCGCCGCTATCCGGTGCGGGCCAGTAG
- a CDS encoding helix-turn-helix transcriptional regulator produces MYTERSSRLAGAVVWTNTPSGTGAGPVLPDGCMDLLWNEGRLLVAGPDTRAYVTEGAPRSWAGVRFYPGTAPTLLGVPAHELRDRRVELTDLRPSYEVRRLTAQVNAADDPASGLEQVALRWASTAAPPDPLLGQVVAALHAGRPVAATADELGVGARQLHRRSLAAFGYGPKTLARVLRLQRALALARAGVPFADTAARTGFADQAHLARDVRELAGMPLGELLARTG; encoded by the coding sequence GTGTACACGGAGCGGTCCTCCCGTCTCGCGGGCGCCGTCGTCTGGACGAACACCCCGTCCGGCACCGGCGCCGGGCCCGTCCTGCCCGACGGCTGCATGGACCTCCTGTGGAACGAGGGACGACTGCTGGTCGCCGGACCCGACACACGGGCGTACGTCACTGAAGGCGCCCCGCGGTCGTGGGCGGGCGTCCGCTTCTATCCGGGCACGGCGCCCACGCTCCTCGGGGTGCCCGCCCATGAACTACGCGACCGGCGCGTGGAGTTGACCGACCTCCGGCCGTCCTACGAGGTGCGGCGCCTCACCGCGCAGGTGAACGCGGCCGACGACCCGGCGAGCGGCCTCGAACAGGTGGCGCTGCGCTGGGCATCCACCGCCGCACCCCCCGACCCGCTGCTCGGACAGGTCGTCGCCGCCCTCCACGCGGGCCGCCCCGTCGCCGCCACCGCCGACGAACTCGGCGTAGGCGCCCGCCAGTTGCACCGCCGCTCCTTGGCCGCCTTCGGTTACGGCCCCAAAACCCTCGCCCGGGTCCTACGGCTTCAGCGCGCCCTCGCCCTGGCCCGCGCCGGGGTGCCCTTCGCGGACACGGCGGCACGGACCGGCTTCGCCGACCAGGCTCACCTGGCCCGGGACGTACGGGAGTTGGCGGGCATGCCGTTGGGCGAGCTACTGGCCCGCACCGGATAG
- a CDS encoding AraC family transcriptional regulator → MDPLAGLLDGPRARGAFMLRACFDPPWSIRVEDRAPLTVMLMVRGDAWVTPDKGEPLFLRAGDLAIARGPDPYTCADDPATAPQALIQPGGECFSPDGRSLRDTMTLGVRTWGARLEGSMVMLIGTYLMRGEISGRLLDALPPLLRLTSDEWECPLTPLFTEEIVRDEPGQEVVLDRLLDLLVIAALRVWFSRPEAEAPAWYRALADPVVGRVLRLLQDDPSHPWTVASLAAKAGVSRAALARRFSELVGEPPMAYLTGWRLALAADRLRDTDDTIGAIARQVGYGSAFALSTAFKRVYGVSPQEHRTRTA, encoded by the coding sequence ATGGACCCCCTGGCAGGCCTGCTGGACGGCCCCCGCGCGCGTGGTGCCTTCATGCTCCGGGCGTGTTTCGACCCGCCCTGGAGCATCCGTGTCGAGGACCGCGCCCCGCTGACCGTCATGCTCATGGTCCGCGGCGACGCGTGGGTCACGCCGGACAAGGGGGAGCCGCTGTTCCTGCGGGCCGGCGACCTGGCCATCGCACGCGGCCCGGACCCGTACACCTGCGCCGACGACCCGGCGACCGCGCCGCAGGCGCTGATTCAGCCGGGCGGCGAGTGCTTCAGCCCTGACGGGCGGTCCCTGAGGGACACCATGACCCTGGGGGTGCGCACGTGGGGCGCCCGGCTGGAGGGCTCCATGGTGATGCTGATCGGGACGTACCTCATGCGGGGCGAGATCAGCGGCCGGCTGCTCGACGCCCTGCCGCCGCTGCTCCGCTTGACCTCCGACGAGTGGGAGTGCCCCCTCACCCCGCTGTTCACCGAGGAGATCGTGCGCGACGAGCCCGGCCAGGAAGTCGTCCTCGACCGCCTCCTCGACCTGCTGGTCATCGCCGCGCTACGGGTCTGGTTCTCCCGCCCGGAAGCCGAGGCGCCCGCCTGGTACCGGGCTCTCGCGGACCCCGTCGTCGGCCGGGTGCTCCGGCTCCTCCAGGACGACCCGTCCCATCCCTGGACGGTCGCCTCCCTCGCCGCGAAGGCGGGCGTCTCCCGGGCGGCGCTCGCCCGCCGCTTCAGCGAACTCGTCGGCGAGCCCCCGATGGCGTACCTCACCGGCTGGCGCCTGGCCCTCGCCGCGGACCGGCTGCGCGACACCGACGACACCATCGGCGCGATCGCCCGCCAGGTCGGCTACGGCAGTGCGTTCGCCCTGTCCACCGCCTTCAAGCGGGTGTACGGGGTCAGCCCCCAGGAGCACCGGACGCGAACCGCGTAG